Proteins encoded in a region of the Puniceibacterium sp. IMCC21224 genome:
- a CDS encoding helix-turn-helix domain-containing protein codes for MTEQTKEVGEPLLQAVGLRIRQLRMESGHSQQSFSEAAGMSNNYAWRVEAGRQNLNLKTLSRIAFALGISMSDLLNGIDADPKTIGTRPYQKVAQKNSAKADD; via the coding sequence ATGACAGAACAGACGAAAGAAGTCGGTGAACCACTCTTACAGGCAGTTGGACTTCGGATTCGACAGCTTCGGATGGAATCTGGTCATTCTCAGCAATCGTTTTCTGAGGCAGCAGGAATGAGCAATAACTACGCTTGGAGAGTTGAAGCAGGTCGGCAAAACCTAAATCTTAAGACACTCTCGCGGATAGCTTTTGCACTTGGTATATCCATGTCGGATCTGCTCAACGGTATCGATGCAGACCCAAAAACAATAGGTACACGCCCTTACCAAAAAGTCGCTCAAAAAAATTCCGCGAAGGCTGATGACTAG
- a CDS encoding DUF3883 domain-containing protein — translation MDWDDVGLGARVLDWLTATGKSNRTTERRLDPFATSMRDLDDVTVNLLSVRAGEPLTHNDQVQRITDLRSAGLVVGAVDTATLTELGNATLDSWLKYDVANDSMADEFARTFLLMHEARQLNVDAYVSYAEYWAELRSSYDPHKLLDNWDALFILNYLDNSIDGFAPGSAFRDEKVPVEAIEYDLDDYAEEVAADKETQSAADQVARAIGGKIPRGKARATVCLALEIMATPKQDPRTLLREFGQPRRPRQWDSFDEKQIEKFAAIIANIGIPAGPASDQAKGGRTDTTKPDAILKLPAEINFEKVERAAPQPPKKKPRKKGGSAPKKIDHKRKQERNDIVGRVGEEFALQYEQWRLRGHPDLVEKIEHVSLEDDTKGYDIKSFELDGTDRLVEVKATQGPLETRFFMSAPEKVFADANPETYVILRVGNLNDAPVLCELKSPFDQLDFATAIYEINFLPAEDDE, via the coding sequence GTGGATTGGGATGATGTCGGGCTAGGAGCACGCGTTCTTGATTGGTTAACAGCCACCGGCAAAAGTAATCGAACAACTGAGCGCCGTCTTGATCCATTCGCTACATCAATGCGTGATCTAGACGATGTAACGGTTAATCTATTGTCTGTTCGGGCTGGTGAACCGCTCACTCACAATGATCAAGTCCAAAGAATAACGGATCTTAGGAGCGCAGGTCTTGTAGTTGGTGCCGTCGATACGGCGACACTTACAGAGTTAGGCAACGCGACACTTGATTCTTGGTTGAAGTACGATGTGGCGAACGACTCCATGGCAGATGAGTTTGCGCGGACATTCTTGCTTATGCATGAAGCTCGGCAACTGAATGTAGATGCCTATGTATCGTATGCTGAATACTGGGCTGAGCTCCGGTCATCATACGACCCGCACAAATTACTCGACAACTGGGATGCGCTCTTCATTCTGAATTACCTTGACAACTCTATAGATGGCTTTGCGCCCGGCTCCGCTTTCAGAGACGAAAAAGTACCTGTTGAGGCCATTGAGTATGACCTTGATGACTATGCTGAAGAGGTTGCCGCAGATAAGGAAACACAATCAGCGGCAGATCAAGTTGCCCGTGCCATTGGCGGAAAAATTCCACGTGGAAAGGCTCGAGCAACGGTCTGCCTTGCTCTTGAGATAATGGCAACGCCAAAGCAAGATCCGCGAACATTGCTGCGGGAGTTTGGGCAACCCAGACGGCCAAGGCAATGGGACTCGTTTGACGAAAAACAGATAGAAAAGTTTGCTGCGATTATCGCCAATATCGGGATTCCAGCCGGTCCTGCAAGTGACCAGGCTAAAGGTGGTCGCACCGATACTACCAAGCCAGATGCCATCTTAAAGCTGCCAGCTGAGATAAATTTTGAAAAAGTAGAACGCGCGGCTCCTCAACCACCTAAGAAAAAACCTAGAAAAAAGGGGGGCTCTGCTCCGAAGAAAATTGACCATAAGCGAAAGCAAGAACGCAACGACATAGTTGGCCGTGTCGGCGAGGAATTTGCGCTTCAATATGAACAATGGAGACTACGCGGCCATCCTGATCTGGTAGAGAAAATCGAGCATGTGTCATTGGAAGATGACACGAAAGGATATGACATCAAATCCTTTGAACTCGATGGGACAGACAGACTAGTTGAAGTTAAGGCTACTCAGGGGCCGCTAGAAACGCGCTTCTTTATGTCCGCTCCAGAGAAAGTATTCGCGGACGCTAACCCTGAAACCTACGTTATCTTGCGGGTTGGAAATCTGAACGATGCGCCAGTACTATGCGAACTTAAGTCACCTTTTGATCAACTTGATTTCGCAACGGCAATTTACGAAATCAACTTTCTCCCAGCGGAAGATGACGAGTAG
- a CDS encoding DNA adenine methylase gives MQIGLIQRYLGNKSTISDEIINAIGELASPGDLIVDAFSGSLAVSASLRRAGYRVACNDINHFSWVFAHAFFSGNHPYAPNGRVVSSTERRKLWQSLATELIAPYDGKFPQLERRTDIFDHYCEEGEKSGFQSSRGTTGRRRFFSTDNAKAIDRALSRIRHWFRTESIDQRTRCILTAMLLSAVEKVSNTQGTYHDFPRDLIDSRALNFISLEVPPDEIFSGLKSTHIGKEQDSMDFVCTIPRHRVLYLDPPYNFRQYTSYYFMLNLLSSHAEVDDLDNFFARIEFVRGQNMESDFKSTFCSKTGFMPSLKRLIERSKADHVVLSYFDGRNHWGQFKTAESELLGKEVLEAFFRSDLFQPNSVKFQPVSRTNYQSYGGHKAKEVKEFLFSASKASIAAKAGDDRSEQWIGMMSG, from the coding sequence ATGCAAATCGGTCTAATTCAGCGCTATCTTGGCAACAAATCTACGATCTCGGATGAGATCATTAATGCCATTGGCGAACTTGCCAGCCCAGGCGACCTAATTGTTGACGCATTCTCGGGCTCTTTGGCAGTATCTGCATCACTTCGTCGAGCCGGTTACCGCGTTGCGTGCAACGACATCAATCACTTTTCTTGGGTTTTCGCACATGCGTTCTTTTCGGGAAACCATCCATACGCGCCTAATGGTCGTGTAGTATCTTCGACAGAGCGAAGGAAACTCTGGCAAAGCTTAGCAACCGAACTCATAGCACCATATGATGGAAAGTTTCCTCAGCTCGAACGCCGCACTGACATATTTGATCATTATTGTGAAGAAGGCGAAAAAAGTGGCTTTCAAAGCTCAAGGGGCACTACCGGTCGCCGTCGCTTCTTTTCAACCGACAACGCTAAAGCGATTGATAGAGCGCTTTCACGCATAAGACATTGGTTTAGAACGGAATCAATTGATCAGCGCACTCGCTGCATCCTAACAGCAATGCTGTTAAGTGCCGTTGAAAAGGTAAGCAATACGCAAGGCACTTATCATGATTTCCCAAGGGATCTTATCGATTCTCGGGCACTTAATTTTATATCGCTTGAAGTGCCGCCCGACGAGATTTTTAGCGGTTTGAAGAGCACTCACATCGGCAAAGAGCAAGATTCGATGGATTTTGTTTGCACGATCCCTCGTCACCGAGTGTTGTATCTCGATCCACCATACAATTTTCGGCAATATACATCGTACTACTTCATGCTTAACTTGCTTTCGTCCCATGCAGAAGTTGATGACCTTGACAACTTCTTTGCGCGGATTGAGTTTGTTCGAGGGCAAAACATGGAAAGTGATTTCAAGTCAACTTTTTGCAGCAAAACTGGCTTCATGCCCTCACTCAAGCGCCTCATTGAACGCTCCAAAGCAGACCATGTTGTTTTAAGCTACTTCGATGGCCGAAACCATTGGGGACAATTTAAGACTGCGGAAAGCGAGCTCCTCGGAAAAGAAGTTCTTGAAGCATTCTTTCGTAGTGACCTGTTCCAACCGAACAGCGTCAAATTTCAGCCGGTTTCCCGAACTAACTACCAAAGCTATGGTGGCCATAAGGCAAAGGAAGTTAAGGAATTTCTTTTCTCCGCAAGCAAGGCTAGTATCGCCGCAAAAGCAGGTGACGATAGGAGCGAGCAGTGGATTGGGATGATGTCGGGCTAG
- a CDS encoding DNA adenine methylase has product MVSAPITSEAAKADYAPYRPVQYLGSKMRVLNEIRAAVAELVAPNAQVVDLFTGSTVVAQALASDGYKVTAIDTQAYAEIFGTALLGVHRVAGENLTLEGLNEHFDRKMATPEYAQWTSAMVREDEAIATQDISALRDLYEGLPLSWKRPDTASNTSPMTSVYAGSYFGVRQTLSLDILHSLCAELAGNQQLSLWQRAASKTALMHAASVAVHSAGKHFAQPFKTTSENTRFLDGRLLSDRREDIIVRFLEGCQSVSSTPFYSQDEHRSLKGAAENIVSDIGAQQLYYLDPPYTAQQYSRFYHFLETLADDGVPKLPANTPITTGLYPENRYKSAFSARSKAPKAFASLMGKIAAQGASAIISYSASSAGSDGNARMVSLSELQEICVGAFGKSRVECQTMDHRYRQFNSTGNSNSKRDDKEVLILCKSV; this is encoded by the coding sequence ATGGTCAGTGCGCCAATTACTTCTGAAGCCGCGAAAGCGGACTATGCTCCTTACCGCCCGGTTCAATATCTGGGCAGTAAGATGCGAGTGCTAAATGAAATTCGGGCTGCAGTTGCGGAGCTGGTTGCTCCCAACGCACAAGTCGTGGACCTTTTCACGGGCTCGACGGTTGTTGCTCAGGCGCTTGCTTCAGACGGCTACAAAGTAACTGCAATAGATACACAAGCTTATGCTGAAATTTTTGGAACTGCTCTTCTTGGCGTGCACCGAGTAGCAGGCGAAAATTTGACCCTCGAGGGGCTCAACGAACACTTTGATAGAAAAATGGCGACGCCTGAATATGCTCAATGGACGAGTGCGATGGTTCGTGAGGACGAAGCCATCGCCACTCAAGATATTTCAGCTCTTCGAGATCTTTATGAAGGGCTTCCATTATCTTGGAAACGGCCTGATACGGCATCAAATACATCACCGATGACTTCAGTGTACGCCGGTAGCTATTTTGGAGTTAGGCAAACACTTTCGCTAGATATATTGCACTCACTTTGTGCAGAGCTTGCGGGCAACCAGCAACTGTCTTTGTGGCAGCGGGCTGCTTCGAAAACCGCATTGATGCATGCCGCATCAGTGGCCGTGCACTCAGCAGGAAAGCATTTTGCACAGCCATTTAAAACCACTTCCGAAAATACTCGCTTTCTCGATGGGCGACTTCTTTCTGATCGTCGCGAAGACATCATCGTTCGGTTCTTGGAGGGCTGTCAATCTGTGTCCTCCACACCGTTCTATTCCCAAGATGAACATCGCTCACTAAAAGGCGCTGCAGAAAACATCGTTAGCGATATTGGTGCTCAGCAACTCTATTACCTCGATCCGCCTTATACAGCTCAGCAATATTCTCGATTTTACCATTTTCTAGAGACCTTAGCGGATGATGGAGTGCCAAAGCTGCCAGCGAACACCCCGATTACGACAGGGCTCTACCCAGAAAACCGTTATAAATCTGCTTTCAGTGCTCGCTCCAAAGCGCCCAAAGCATTCGCTAGTCTAATGGGTAAGATCGCAGCCCAAGGCGCTTCTGCGATAATCAGCTACTCTGCATCTTCCGCTGGTTCGGATGGAAACGCTAGAATGGTCTCTCTTTCCGAGCTACAAGAAATATGCGTTGGTGCCTTTGGGAAAAGCCGAGTGGAATGTCAAACGATGGATCATCGTTATAGGCAGTTCAACAGCACAGGAAACTCAAACTCAAAACGCGATGACAAGGAAGTTCTGATACTATGCAAATCGGTCTAA
- a CDS encoding IS3 family transposase (programmed frameshift) → MKMTRYSEPQILAILRQAEGGVPVAELCREHGMSTASFYKWRAKYGGMDASMIAQTKALEDENRRLKKMFAELSMQNELLKEALGKKLTGPSQRREMAATAVERRGVSVAVACRTFGVSETCYRYSPLLSDENEQIADLLVGLTDTRKTWGFGLCYLHLRNVKGHPWNHKRVYRIYCALELNLRIKPRKRLKRDKPDALAVPEAPNMTWSMDFMADRLSDGRQFRLLNVLDDFNREGLGIEVDFSLPAERVIRSLDRIIEWRGKPGTIRVDNGPEYISIKLLEWAEKQGVTLQHIQPGQPQQNAYIERYNRTVRNEWLDQHIIENIEEAQDFATQWLWTYNNDRPNMGIGGITPAQKLKMAA, encoded by the exons ATGAAGATGACGAGATACAGTGAGCCGCAGATCCTTGCGATCCTGCGCCAGGCCGAAGGCGGTGTTCCGGTGGCCGAGCTTTGCCGCGAACATGGTATGAGCACAGCGTCCTTTTACAAATGGCGGGCGAAGTATGGCGGGATGGATGCTTCAATGATCGCGCAGACCAAGGCGCTTGAAGACGAGAACCGACGCCTGAAGAAGATGTTCGCAGAGTTGAGCATGCAGAACGAGTTGCTGAAGGAAGCCCTTGGAAAAAAGT TGACTGGGCCATCTCAGCGACGAGAGATGGCCGCAACGGCGGTAGAGCGACGCGGGGTCAGTGTCGCCGTGGCGTGCCGCACCTTTGGGGTTAGCGAGACCTGCTATCGCTACAGCCCGCTTCTGAGCGATGAGAACGAACAGATTGCCGATTTGCTTGTCGGGCTGACGGATACGAGGAAGACTTGGGGCTTCGGACTTTGCTATCTGCACCTGCGCAACGTCAAAGGTCATCCGTGGAACCATAAGCGGGTCTATCGCATCTATTGCGCGCTGGAACTGAACCTGCGGATTAAGCCCCGCAAACGGCTAAAGCGGGATAAACCCGACGCGCTGGCGGTACCCGAGGCCCCCAACATGACCTGGTCGATGGACTTTATGGCCGACAGGCTGAGCGACGGTCGTCAGTTTCGACTGCTGAACGTGCTGGACGACTTCAACCGCGAAGGGCTTGGCATTGAGGTCGACTTTTCATTGCCTGCTGAACGCGTGATCCGGAGCCTCGATCGCATCATCGAATGGCGTGGCAAGCCCGGCACGATCCGGGTCGATAATGGCCCTGAATACATCAGCATCAAGCTGCTGGAATGGGCTGAGAAACAAGGTGTTACCCTCCAGCACATCCAACCAGGACAGCCCCAGCAGAACGCCTACATCGAACGTTACAACCGCACCGTCAGGAATGAATGGCTGGACCAACACATCATCGAAAACATCGAGGAGGCCCAAGACTTCGCCACGCAATGGCTCTGGACTTACAACAACGACCGCCCGAACATGGGCATCGGCGGCATCACACCCGCACAGAAACTGAAAATGGCCGCGTAA